The genomic DNA AACACCGGGccgctcatgcctgtaaacctagcactctgggaagccaaggtgggagcattacttgagcttaggagttcaagaccagcctaagcaagagtgagaccctatctctattaaaaacagaaaaaagtcagctgggcatggtggtgcacacctgtaatcccagctacttgggaggctgagacaggaggatctcttgagaccaggagttttaggttgctgtgagctaggctggtgccacaacactctagcctgggcagcagagtaagtctctgtctcaaaaataaataaataaactcaacaCAATATAggcaaaccaaatccagcaacatatagAAAGGATTATACTCTATAATTAACTGAGTTACCCTAGGAATGCATGGTTGGTTTAATATCTAAAATCCAactaatatatcaataaaataaaggataaaaaccacatgatcaccttgatacagaaaaagcatgtgataaaattcaacattctttcatgatgaaaactcaATAAACTGAGAATAGAAGGGAAATTCCTCAACCTGATATAGGGCATTTATGTAAAACCAACACCTGGCACCACAATTAATGTGAAAACACTGAATAAgggtaaaccttgaaaacatgcaaagtgaaagaagccagtcacaaaggaccataAATTGTCTAATCTCATTCATATGAAATATCAAGAATAAGCGAATCTATCGAGAcagaaagattagtggttgcctatgGCTGAGAGGTTTGGTGGGGAATGAGAAGTGACTGCTAATTGGTATAGTGTTTCTTTAtgcagtgatgaaaatattctaagtaaTTAAATGATCTAATatattgtggtgatggttgcacaactctgtgaatatacaaaaaccactaaatttttataaatataaacaaacagaaTCATGCCATCCAGTATATCCTATCTATATTTAGAAAAGGGTTTGCAATGGAATAAAGAACATAATTCAAATCTTTATTAGACTCATTAAGTATAAATATGGATCAAACATGGAAGTATCACAGTTTAGAAAACAGCAGAATTTTCTCTGTGATTTATACACAGtagccttttatttttgttctgttttattttggtttttggcttgttttttgttttgttgttgttgttgtttttgagaataCCTACTTTCTAAAAGGTCCGCTACAGCTCCAGGATCTATTGCGTTTTCAAATACCTAcagagaaaaatggggaaaataaatcttaattaatAATGTGCTATGAGCACTTATTAATAAGTGCTCATAGAAATTTTAGATTCTTCAAAATAATTAGCATATGCAAAATACAGTCATATAATATTTGAGAATTCAACAGAAGCCCCTTTAACAGGTGTGTGGTTAAAAGTTCaacaaatgattataaaataaatgaatgaaaattaacaCAATAACAAGTGCAACCAAATCTGAATGAGCTAAATTTGCCACATGCCAAAAATGTCATCAACTTGACATAGCTCCATTGTGTGTTGCTAACAGCATATCATGCATTAAGCTCAAAGAATCTTGAATACCTAGAAAAACATTCTGTACACAACACTCACTAAATGTTGGAGTCCCAATAGTGCAATGGGTTAGCGTGCAGTACTTATATGACAACACTCACTAAATGTTAACTGAATGAATGACTTCTCTTCCCAAGCAATTGGTTgtgctaataaataaataaataaataaataaatagaaattctacCTATGTGTAACACAAAAGAAAAGCTAAGTACTAGTAGCTACACTCCCACAAAGaatctgaaagagagagagacttgtaagttttgttttttggggtttttttgagatagagtctcactctgttgcctgggctagagtgctgtggagtcagccttgctcacagcaacctcaaactcctgggctcaagcgatcctcctgcctcagcctcctaagtagctgggactacaggcaggtgccaccacacctggctaattttttctatatatttttagttgaccaattaatttcttactatttttagtagagacagggtctcttgctcaggctggtctcaaactctgaccttgagccattcacccgcctcggcctcccagagtgctaggattacaggcgtgagcactgAGCCCAGCTGTAAGTTTTAAGTGTACCATGAAACACAAGAAAAACACTGTGATATCTGTCTAGCCATTGCCAAATCTGTATAGTTTGTCTTGTGATAAGAGGGACCTAAATAATAGGACCTAAATAAAAGGCATATCATGCCCTTCTCCCTGAAATCTAGCACCctgtgaaaaaaaaagttttcagcaGAGTTTAATTTCAGGGTTTAAAGTTCTGATTTAAATGGTGTTTAACTTAAGCATGGTTAAAATATGCTCCTGGGTTCAAAGCCAGGgctgctttaaagaaaaaaattgagcctGTCCCTtgtaattcacttttttttttttttttttttttttttgagacagagtctcgctttgttgtccaggctagagtgagtgccgtggcgtcagcctagctcatagcaacctcaaactcctgggcttgagtgatccttctgcctcagcctcccgagtagctgggactacaggcatgcgccaccatgcccggctaattttttatatatatatcagttggccaattaatttctttctatttatagtagagacgggtctcgctcttgctcaggctgggtttgaactcctgaccttgagcaatccgcccgcctcggcctcccaagagctaggattacaggcgtgagccacagcgcccggcctgtaattcACTTTTGTCTTACTAACTTGGATTTATCATGTAAATGTGGGTAACTCTTTTTTGCccaaattatttcaataattgcATCCTTTCACTTCGCCCATTGTTATAGGTTGAACTGTATtccgccctctccccccaaaatcaTAGGCTGAAGTCCTAACTCCAGTTTCTCAGAATGTAACCTTAATTTGCAAATACAAATTtacattgcagatgtaattactTAAGTTAgaatgaggtcatactggagtagggtgagcccctaatccaatgtgactggtgtccttataaaaggaaatttgaagCACAGAAACTGTTGGGAGAAAAACTTTAGGCAAAATAAATCTAATAgggtttatttgagcaaagaatgattcatgaaCCAGGCAGCACTCAGAACCACAACAGGTTCAGAGAGCTCCATTGCTGTAGTCATGGGTAATAAGCTTTTATAGGCTGAGGTGggaataagacaaagaaaagatatttgattGGTTAGAGTGGAAAGACCCTATTTAGAGGTCAGCTGGCAGTTTCTGATTGGTAAAGTCTCTATTTAGAGGTTAGTTGGTGGTATCTGATCTAGTTTCATTTCACTGTCTACACTGAGTGTCAGTTTGCTTACACAGGAACTTAAAGCACTGGAGTCACCCCAGCCTAATGGCCTCCccttcaaaacaaatttttaacaacacacacacagagtgaatGCATGACCCTGTCAACActctgatttcagacttctctAGCTTCCATAACTATGAGACAGTAAGTTTCTGTTGGTTAGGCCACACCATTTATGGTACTTTTGTATGAcagctctaggaaactaatatacccaTATCAAGGATTTTCTCTTGGGGTGCAAATGATCAACATGAACTGCCCAAACATGCATTTTTTATGAGTAATTTGTTTGTTTATCCACATGCTGTAGAACATCCAATTctgaattatacagaagatccaagaaagaaaatgttttccctACTTGCTGCAAGTATTTGCAGCTAGAGAATGGAACAGATACAAAGAAGCAGAATCAACTGGAAGAAAGCTGGAATACAAACCCAAACAACTCATGCAAGAGACAATTATTTAGTTGCATTTCATAAAATTAAGAGATGGTTCCATGATATGTGAGACTAGTAATCTCAAATGTACAGCTTTTCAACAGAGCAGTAGTAGCATCTAAAATGTGACTCAGACCCCCTCTTTTACAAATCGTGGATGGACTAGATAACCCTTCACAGTCATTTACAGATTTACCATTTTGTGCTTCTGTGATTTTATATCCTTGGgcttcttattaaaatattttaaaaggcttcCACAGAGGAAATTCAAAATTGATAAAACTAGTAAGAAAaattcttgggggaaaaaagactgCATTGTTACCACCTACTTTTCCCCACTCCCAACATCAAAATGGGAGAAGTAGGTTCCTTTAGATTCTGACTGTATGTTCCAAGGTAACAGccatttgtttctttcctcttttaccCAACCAGTTTGGTACATTCTTTATGTTAATTAATAGTCTgtggtttataaaaatattacatataaccCTAGCCCTTCAGAAAATCGATCTTCATTTCTTCTCCCAACCTCAGATCAAAACAGATAGGGCATTTTCTGGGCACCATCTTCTAGATCTTTCAAAGTGATATGCTCTACCATggtgcctctctctctctccaaaagaTCCACTTCTGTGACATCATTTGGAGCAAATCATTAGACTTATTAAGTTAAAACTGATTTCAACTCcaaattccaaaacaaaaactgtaaGGGACTGTCAGTGATTGCATAGTAATGAAACTAATATTCTATTAAATACTTTAGTGAAAAAAGGGTTGGTTATGTTTTGGCTATTTATATCATTATGGTATTCACTGGAATGGAATCTAGCCTTTATCATTGTAACTAACATTGTAAATAAACCAGGTATGACCTAAGGAAATTCAGTAAACCTAAGAACCTTCTTGTTTTGTTACAGGATTTCAGTAACAGGAGTTAACTACTTTGGTTAtagtttctcattatttttctagatctaaaaatgttttttccctaAAGTCTGCAGTTTATTAATAATCCCTTTCATAAAAGTAATGCAATAGCCTCTAACACCTCTGAGAGCATTCAGAAATGCTCTCTCTGCTCCAGTTAGAAAATGCCATGGGAGTTCCAAGAATAGGAAACATCTATCAGGGTATTTAGCTCTAGATTGACAGAAGTTGGCTCAGATCTGCAATGCAAAATGAAGTCTTCCAACAATGGTTTTGCTCCAACAATGGCCGGCTGTGGTTTTGCACTGTGCTGAAGATTAACAGgaaatttgcaaaataatttaacaagAACTCTGTTCTTTCTTAGAACTATTAGATTATCTTCAGGCAGCAAAACCCAAAGAGAAAGTCAAAAATCACCTTTTCAAATCTCATGCTCTGCTGAATCATAATAGGGAACACAGCAGGAAAGCAGTGTGTCTCCAGGTACTGATTCAGGAGGTAGACCCCGAGGTACACATCTTGTTTGTCAGGCAGGAACACCCCTGGGCAAGagatcttaaaaagaaagaaaacaaaagagaaagcagGGTTTGCTTCGTTTTGTTAAACAGGGCTCTATTTCTCCCAAACTCCCACTGACACGGaaattcctccctctccccccgtCGCCGCACTTCCTCACCTGTACCTCCCAGCCCAACatcctcccctctcttctcttctctcctctcctccctcagaATAAATTCCGATTTCTTCGCACGTCTCCGCCAGGTGTCACAATCGCGCGCTCGCCGGctcctctccccgcccctccaGGATGGCAGTGCGGAAGCGGAAGAGGCTGCAGGCCCTGGGAGCCTGTCTATAGCCCGGTCGGGTCCCGGGGTCGGGACCGCCCGCCGCGATGCCGAGCCCCCGCAGGAGCGTCGAGGGACGGCCGCTGGGCGCCTCCGCTtcgagcagcagcagcagccccggGAGCCCAGCCCATGGCGGCGGCAGGTTCGAGTTCCAGTCCCTGCTCGGCAGCCGCGGTGCCGGCGCGGACCTCACCTGTGCCCGGCTCCGCGCGTCCGAGAGCCCGGTGCACCGCCGCGGCTCCTTCCCCCTGGCCGCCGCCGGCCCCGCGcaggccgccccgcccccgctgcCCGAGGAGGACCGCATGGACCTGAACCCGTCCTTCCTGGGCATCGCCCTGCGCTCCCTGCTGGCCATTGACCTGTGGCTCTCCAAGAAGCTGGGGGTGTGCGCCGGGGAGAGCTCGTCCTGGGGCAGCGCGCGGCCCCTTATGAAGCTGCTGGAGATCTCGGGACACGGCATCCCCTGGCTGCTGGGCACCCTCTACTGCCTGTCTAGGAGCGACAGCTGGGCCGGGCGCGAGGTGCTGATGAACCTGCTCTTTGCCCTGCTGTTGGACCTGCTGCTGGTGGCCCTGATTAAAGGGCTGGTCCGTAGGCGCCGCCCGGCCCACAACCAGATGGACATGTTTGTCACTCTCTCGGTGGACAAGTACTCCTTCCCTTCGGGCCATGCCACAAGGGCCGCTCTGGTGTTGAGGTTCATCCTGAACCACCTGGTGCTGGCCATTCCGCTGAGGGTGCTGGTGGTGCTGTGGGCCTTCGTCTTGGGCCTCTCCAGGGTCATGCTGGGGCGGCACAATGTCACCGACGTGGCTTTTGGCTTTTTTCTGGGCTACATGCAGTACAGCATCGTGGACTATTTCTGGCTCTCTCCCAACAATGCTCCTGTCCTCTTTGTATTGTGGACTCAACAGTGACACTATCTCATTGATTATAGCACCAGGAGGGCTGACCATTTCAATGATGCCAACCTAAATCAGCGGCCATCCTGCTTGCCCCTCTTAGACATTTCAGGCTTCCTTTGGGATTTCAGGTGTCCCACCGTCTTGATGTGTTGCTAGGCTGGAGCACGTGCTGGCCATTACTGAACACGGCCATAACAGGGAAAGCAAACGAATCcctctatttatatatttattcagcaACTGTATCTCCAGGACAACTGCAAAGAAACCAAGCCGAGGTGGTTATACTGCTGCTGTTTTTCAAAAGTTGACATCAGTAAGATTTGTGTTTTGTTGTAATCCCCTAAATCAACATATCACTTGTAAATTTAACTTTGAGAAAGAAACGTATCTTCATTCTGTAAATATACATGCAAAGAAACCACGTACCAATCCTAGTCCTCTTCCTGAGGTAGattttaaacagtattttaaaagtctaaGACATAGGTTTTTCTAGCTTATTCCCTGAAGATCTGTTGCCACAGTTGAGGAGATTTCTTCTTAATCCTGATTTTCTTGGTAAGCTTTTTTACTTTATCTCTTCCATTTTTGTGGATTGGGTAGTGACAAAGAGATGATAGTactgtctttctctcctccccctctacCCCTCAAAAGAtctttaaatagatatttatttcccACCACTCCCTAATACTGTCTTTTAGCATTCAGAAAATAAGCCAAGAACTTActtaaagaagaaacatttaaaaggtGGGCATATCTAAGGTGCCCCCCAAAAAAGGAAGAATGGGACTATGGCCTCATGCTTAATTCTGTTGACAACCAATAACATGGCATGACAGGGCAGAGAAGCTAAGTTGCTGGGGAAAGTTAGAGGAACTGAAAGTTTGGGAATAGGCTGACCACATATTATGCCAATGACCACATATTATGGCAGGAGATGGGGCCCTGATGCCAGTCATCCCTACTGAATAAAGAAGAATGTTCCTCTGTCAGggtaataaatgagaaaataacatGATTCTTTTCAATGCAATAGCATAAGCTTTCTCTTGTATGCCATAAGAATGACCTTGTTTACTATAGTTTTTCATAtgaaattccattttcctgtatACACACTTTAGGTAATAGTATTTAACTTGAAACTCATCAGGGGAGCCTGCCACCATTATCAGGCACAAGGCATAACCCCTAAACTTCTGTTTACATTGACTTTTTACATTTCAAGCTGTTCATTCATGGTGCCTCCGAAATTATTAAGACCAAAGACCACCAATCACAGGGTGGACTCTGCTCATTACTCTTTGACCCAGAAAGACTGAAGAAGGTATGTGCTTTAAGTGCTGCTCTACCtgaaaagaaaacctttaaaTTAACTACAGAAGTGCTATTTTCAGATAATCTTAATGACTGATTATTTTGgcatttataattagaaaagatTATATACTTTGATCTGACATACAGAGATGCAGATAGGAACGTAGAGAATGGGCTGTGGGAAGCAGATTCTGATTGGGTGGAAGCATGACCTAAGAGTGAAGGGCACAGTGAAAAAGGAACAGCTactcctcaaaataaaatcatttgtattCCCACAACACCCTGACCACTTACTACCTCTTCACTTGCTAAATCAGCCAAACTGTAAAACTCTAAGTGGTTTGGATCTGAGGTTTAACCTTAGAGAGATCCTTTATTTTAATTGCAGCAGTATTCAGGCCAGATACTTGGAAGCAATTGGAAGAGATGATATTTCCTTTTGCAGTGTCCATAAGTCCAGATATTGGTGGCTTGAAATTAGGCTCACCCTCTGGTTCGTAGTTAAACTTTTGGAATTCCCTGTTTTCTTTGCTGGAGGCTGGGTTGGCTGGCTTTTAAAGATCAATTCACCTGATGTTTCTGGAGCATCTGAAGTACTGTAGAGTAGAAAACTGATTTCTTTGTTAATTGTACACTGAggaatgccttttaaaaatcaaaataaaattaaccagtAATGTGAAACGAAGTGAGATGAAAACTTGTTTAATTTTTGCCTTGAGGAGGAAGACTGATTTATCACTTAGCTTCTCAAGGGTTCCTTCGTCTTCCTGCACAATTTTGAAAGCTTGAAATTGATGTAGCACAACTGATATGGTCTGGTCCTATTTGCTGTCAGCAAAGTGGGAGAAATCCAGGAAATTTTGATCGGCTTTGTTTCGCAGCTCCATGTATGATGAAATCACAGCATGTGCCAGTTGTATGGAGGCTAACCAGATTCCATGGCTGTAACCTGTTAGCATTGTGCTTGTCATCGTGTCCAATAGAGAAGCCCCTAGTAGCTTGGAGGCAAAGCTGCAGGATAGTCTGTCACTACAGATGGAAGAACTGGAAAGTGGAAGCTAAAAATAACAGGAATGACTGACCCCCAAATAGGAAGAATGGAAGCACTCTGTCACAGTACCTTACTTAGGAGCATTTGGTGGATAATTAcgaaatatttgttgattgagtTCCCCTTTGGACATAGCAAGCCAGAGCCATCACTAGGGGAAATagcttagaaaatatttgattggttCACAGAGGTGGCATATTATCAGGAAGTGAtggggctttttaaaattcaattattcCCTTGTCatttaaagaagtttttaaaatcctttcagAAGTCTTCATCCTGGAAAAGAAAGTCCTATTTGCTGGATTGTTTTAAAAGGACGGAAAAGTTAAGGATAACGTTAAGAAACAAGTTAgcttaggaaaacaaaaaacaaaaggtagAACTGGTTGAGCGGAATTAAAGGTTAGGAAGTCCGGGACGACCGACGTAGAAAATCTTAGGGACAAAAGTACGATTTGTCTCAAAAGAGAACGATGTGTGTGTTGAAAGTCGGGGAAGGGTGGCGAAAATCACCCAAGAGTGCGACTTTGGGTTAAGGAGCGGGTTCGTGGATCTCTTACCGCCCGGATCTGCAgctccaccaccacctccaaaGGCATCGTTCGTTCCCTGCGTGGGCGAAAGGACTGGGATGAAAAGATCCTTTTGTGCCCGGCTTTGGACCAGTTTTTCTTAGTTTAATTCAATCCCTAGGGCAAACGTTCCCAGAAgcttccccagcccctcaccccctTGTTCCCCCATCCGTccccctggcccagccctggtCCCTCCCACCGGGACAGGTCTCTCACAACAAGAGCTGCAGTGTAGGCTTCCAGAAGGCGGAAGCGTCGTCGCGTTGCCATGGACGCTCAAACGCGCCGCCTTCCACGCTGGAACGCGAGCGCGGCCACGGCGCAGGCGCGCCCTGTGTGCTCCGCCTGGAACGCGGGGCCCAAGCCGGGAGACCCCCGCCGGCTGCTGGGCGTGGTAGCTGGGTCCCGAGTTGCTAAGAGTCTTAGTTTTCTTTCCATCAGATCTCTTTATCTCCAATCACTATGTTAAAATGTTTACAGTTTCCATCCTAAAAGTGCAATGACGTCAGAACTCCGCTGTAACTTAAGTACCACGCATTTTTAGTAGCTACACGTCTCCCAAGCCCTGGAATTTCTGTAACAATTCTAATTCAATGTAGTGGCCTGTCCCTAAGGTACTTTCTTGCTTATTAAATATGCCCTCGTGTTTGGTTT from Microcebus murinus isolate Inina chromosome 12, M.murinus_Inina_mat1.0, whole genome shotgun sequence includes the following:
- the PLPP6 gene encoding polyisoprenoid diphosphate/phosphate phosphohydrolase PLPP6, which encodes MPSPRRSVEGRPLGASASSSSSSPGSPAHGGGRFEFQSLLGSRGAGADLTCARLRASESPVHRRGSFPLAAAGPAQAAPPPLPEEDRMDLNPSFLGIALRSLLAIDLWLSKKLGVCAGESSSWGSARPLMKLLEISGHGIPWLLGTLYCLSRSDSWAGREVLMNLLFALLLDLLLVALIKGLVRRRRPAHNQMDMFVTLSVDKYSFPSGHATRAALVLRFILNHLVLAIPLRVLVVLWAFVLGLSRVMLGRHNVTDVAFGFFLGYMQYSIVDYFWLSPNNAPVLFVLWTQQ